From Larus michahellis chromosome 5, bLarMic1.1, whole genome shotgun sequence, the proteins below share one genomic window:
- the FAM47E gene encoding protein FAM47E, giving the protein MSYKDFRESRLRFSDSLNGQRWIFLKKGLDDFRDGFPPPSDNMIVYGRERPVSVTLQNSTLKPSSTVLWKKRRKSSRTQVCLSKLSLLQQVRRDYVAQIECRLKQKPVVLYPCLEKSTSPKLSREDAGVPDPEVLLKSKAGYSVCERENHPLQEVLHHMEDMQSKVTASETGVHGKESGGKALCLWLSKKKVAGRDKEAVLTDSAPLDENRKRAIRRYCDWVMSLGGGNSSMDEDTLMSLLNASCEREATGPSPLHAVNFNKVEAEKPKGREISPPRLAVRSSHHLSSLPCQVKVPSQPKGEKIRYGAWYLDPTKWRKQKANEPLKAPEATLNSLGNAKKGSEKEMDVTQLHSTQALKEFLERKGYSKPRFLLKILSGGNDSRAPEKTSKACKNLSKER; this is encoded by the exons atgtcTTATAAGGACTTCCGAGAAAGCAGACTGAGATTCTCAGACTCCCTTAATGGTCAACGCTGGATATTCCTGAAAAAAGGTCTAGATGACTTCAGAGATGGCTTTCCTCCTCCATCTGATAACATGATTGTGTATGGTAGAGAGCGGCCTGTCTCAGTTACCCTTCAGAACAGCACACTGAAACCTTCATCCACAGTTctgtggaagaaaaggaggaaatcttCCAGAACACAGGTCTGTCTGTCCAAACTCAGCCTGCTGCAGCAAGTCAGGAGGGATTATGTTGCACAGATAGAGTGCCGTCTGAAACAGAAGCCTGTAGTGCTCTACCCATGCCTGGAGAAAAGTACCTCCCCAAAG CTCTCGAGAGAAGATGCTGGTGTCCCCGATCCTGAAGTGCTTTTGAAGAGCAAGGCTGGCTACAGTGTCTGCGAACGGGAGAACCACCCCCTTCAGGAGGTGCTGCATCATATGGAGGACATGCAAAGCAAAGTAACAGCTTCCGAGACGGGAGTACA TGGGAAGGAGTCTGGAGGCAAAGCCCTGTGTCTGTGGCTCTCCAAGAAGAAGGTAGCAGGACGAGACAAGGAGGCCGTGCTGACTGACTCTGCTCCCCTCGATGAAAACAGAAAGCGAGCGATCCGGCGTTACTGTGACTGGGTTATGTCTTTG GGAGGAGGGAACAGCAGCATGGATGAAGATACCCTCATGAGCTTGCTCAATGCCAGCTGTGAAAGGGAGGCCACTGGCCCCTCACCTTTACATGCTGTGAATTTCAACAAAGTGGAAGCAGAGAAGCCAAAGGGCCGGGAGATTTCACCTCCCCGGTTAGCTGTCAGGAGTTCTCATCACCTAAGCAGCCTGCCCTGCCAGGTTAAG GTCCCTTCCCAACCAAAAGGGGAGAAGATCAGATATGGAGCGTGGTATCTTGATCCCACAAagtggagaaaacagaaagcgaACGAACCATTAAAAGCTCCAGAAGCAACACTCAATAGCCTTGGGAATGCAAAGAAAGGGTCTGAAAAG GAGATGGACGTCACACAGCTGCACAGCACACAGGCCTTGAAGGAATTCCTGGAAAGAAAGGGCTACAGCAAGCCTCGG ttccttCTGAAAATCCTGTCTGGGGGAAATGATAGTAGAGCTCCAGAGAAGACATCCAAAGCTTGCAAGAACCTATCTaaagagagatga